The Candidatus Pantoea soli genome window below encodes:
- a CDS encoding glycosyltransferase, translating into MKKIVLVIKDAYSYAGTENICNFMSECLGEQHAVTIYSLEGHGKTFYPFERVKEIVSFEGHSNPIKSAVARIHQEGFDSVFLISMGRLSVMFAFWNLMAMKKKTFKAYACEHIAINSFSKPIRLLKWLLLRYYDRVIVLTDKDHQVFSRWHIPSQQIPNPVVYKSWQRQTRSRQALAVGRLDNQKGFDLLLDIWADFSKTHPEWQLVIAGDGELRQQLHDQAAALGITHSVNFVGKVSNINDYYRDSDMALMTSRYEGLPLVLLEAKSWSLPVIAYDCPTGPQEIINDGQDGFLVPMNDKATFLARMSQLASDDALFYAMSEKTKETALKFDGNQIKQSWLALV; encoded by the coding sequence ATGAAAAAGATCGTTTTGGTCATTAAGGATGCCTACTCGTACGCGGGCACAGAGAATATCTGCAATTTTATGTCGGAGTGCCTCGGCGAGCAGCACGCCGTCACCATCTATTCGCTGGAAGGCCACGGCAAAACCTTCTATCCGTTTGAACGGGTCAAAGAGATTGTCAGCTTTGAAGGCCACAGCAACCCGATTAAAAGCGCCGTGGCGCGCATCCATCAGGAAGGCTTCGACAGCGTATTCCTGATCAGCATGGGCCGTCTGAGCGTCATGTTCGCCTTCTGGAACCTGATGGCCATGAAGAAAAAAACCTTCAAAGCCTACGCCTGCGAGCACATCGCGATTAACTCGTTCAGTAAACCCATTCGCCTGCTGAAGTGGCTACTGCTGCGCTATTACGATCGCGTCATTGTGCTGACGGATAAAGATCATCAGGTGTTCAGCCGCTGGCATATCCCCAGTCAGCAGATCCCGAATCCGGTGGTGTACAAATCCTGGCAGCGGCAAACACGCAGCCGTCAGGCGCTGGCGGTCGGCCGTCTGGATAACCAGAAAGGCTTCGATCTGCTGCTGGATATCTGGGCGGATTTCAGTAAAACCCATCCCGAGTGGCAGCTGGTGATTGCCGGTGACGGCGAGCTGCGCCAGCAGCTGCACGATCAGGCGGCTGCGCTGGGCATCACCCACAGCGTTAACTTCGTGGGCAAAGTCAGCAACATTAACGATTACTACCGCGACAGCGACATGGCGCTGATGACCTCCCGCTATGAAGGGCTGCCGCTGGTGCTGCTGGAAGCGAAATCCTGGTCGCTGCCAGTGATTGCCTACGACTGTCCGACCGGCCCGCAGGAGATCATCAACGACGGTCAGGATGGTTTCCTTGTGCCAATGAATGATAAAGCCACCTTCCTGGCGCGAATGTCGCAGCTGGCCAGTGATGATGCGCTGTTCTACGCCATGAGTGAAAAAACAAAAGAGACTGCGCTGAAGTTTGACGGCAATCAGATCAAACAAAGCTGGCTGGCCCTGGTTTAA
- a CDS encoding arsenate reductase/protein-tyrosine-phosphatase family protein, giving the protein MIKSVLVVCVGNICRSPTGERLFKRALPHTRVASAGLAALEGHPADKTASAVAAEHGVSLEGHEAQQLTASLCRDFDLILVMEKRHVEQVNRIDPAARGKTMLLGHWLNQQEIADPYRKSREAFEEVYGLLENATQKWVNVLSR; this is encoded by the coding sequence ATGATTAAGTCCGTGTTAGTCGTCTGCGTCGGCAATATCTGCCGCTCCCCCACCGGGGAGCGCCTGTTTAAACGCGCACTTCCGCACACCCGCGTCGCCTCTGCCGGTTTAGCTGCCCTGGAAGGGCATCCGGCGGATAAGACAGCCAGCGCAGTCGCCGCCGAACATGGCGTGTCACTCGAAGGTCATGAAGCTCAGCAGTTAACGGCCAGCCTGTGCCGTGACTTTGATCTGATTCTGGTGATGGAGAAGCGCCACGTTGAGCAGGTGAACCGCATCGACCCGGCAGCCCGTGGCAAGACCATGCTGCTGGGGCACTGGCTTAATCAACAGGAAATTGCGGACCCGTACAGAAAAAGCCGTGAGGCATTTGAAGAAGTGTACGGGTTACTGGAAAACGCTACCCAGAAATGGGTCAACGTATTAAGCCGATAG
- a CDS encoding glycosyltransferase family 2 protein: protein MTNHIGTIGIVMPMYNARKTVMRAVESILNQTYSDWHLYLVNDKSTDDSLAFVREHCQDPRITILSNDVNQGAAETRNVGLRAAQEEIIAFLDSDDEWHPEKLAEQAAAIAAGDDFVITHYHYKTKTADHDITYSKPWLQQENFVKKQYRVCFSSVCFRRPPQGIFFQRKGHEDFLFLYELFLRYKQARVIQKTLVNYYELGDSLSRNKNKAAKWHLELLRIIYKNNPLKIYYYYGWYMVNGVLFTLKHR, encoded by the coding sequence ATGACAAATCATATTGGCACCATCGGTATCGTGATGCCGATGTACAACGCGCGCAAAACGGTGATGCGCGCGGTCGAGTCGATCCTCAACCAGACTTACAGCGACTGGCACCTCTACCTGGTCAACGATAAATCCACCGACGATTCGCTGGCCTTTGTGCGCGAGCACTGTCAGGACCCGCGTATCACCATCCTCAGCAATGACGTCAATCAGGGCGCGGCTGAAACCCGTAACGTCGGGCTGCGGGCCGCGCAGGAAGAGATCATCGCGTTTCTCGACAGCGACGACGAATGGCATCCGGAAAAGCTGGCCGAACAGGCTGCGGCGATCGCGGCAGGCGATGACTTTGTTATCACCCACTATCACTACAAAACCAAAACTGCCGATCACGACATTACCTACAGCAAACCCTGGCTGCAGCAGGAAAACTTTGTGAAGAAGCAGTATCGCGTCTGCTTCTCATCGGTCTGCTTCCGCCGTCCTCCTCAGGGCATCTTCTTCCAGCGTAAAGGTCACGAAGATTTCCTGTTCCTCTATGAACTGTTCCTTCGCTACAAACAGGCCCGGGTGATCCAGAAGACGCTGGTGAACTATTACGAGCTGGGCGATTCGCTTTCACGTAACAAGAACAAAGCGGCGAAGTGGCACCTCGAATTATTAAGAATTATCTATAAAAACAATCCTTTAAAAATCTATTACTATTACGGCTGGTATATGGTGAATGGGGTTCTTTTCACCCTTAAGCATCGTTAA
- a CDS encoding glycosyltransferase family 2 protein, with translation MQDIRFSIVIPAYNASKSIVSTLDCVRAQTYRNFEVIIVDDKSADAAELAQVVRSERYQELDITLELSEVKLNGAGARNKGIALATGDFISFLDADDEWHPDKLLEVRDTIARLEAQGKSRYVIFSQVNIHQDGSFLKVMPMQPPGKNETVAEYLFGCYGFIQTSTIVLKREDAARIQFDARYIRHQDYDFCIRADRMGYEFVMIAKPLATYHLVTKFGSKHKGESVKYSYFWLDTMKPHLTARDIHTYKAFKLPLRYKMDGNSLMASVSFARYFFLTNRDNRAYFMNRLFDKVKSRFSGKRAVS, from the coding sequence ATGCAGGACATCCGCTTCTCAATTGTAATTCCCGCTTACAATGCGTCGAAATCAATTGTCTCGACGCTGGATTGCGTCAGAGCGCAAACCTATCGCAATTTTGAAGTCATCATCGTGGATGACAAATCAGCCGATGCGGCTGAGCTGGCGCAGGTGGTGCGCAGCGAGCGCTATCAGGAGCTGGACATTACGCTTGAGCTGTCTGAGGTCAAACTCAACGGCGCAGGCGCGCGCAACAAGGGCATTGCGCTGGCCACCGGGGACTTCATCAGCTTCCTGGATGCGGACGATGAGTGGCATCCGGATAAGCTGCTGGAAGTGCGCGATACCATCGCCAGACTGGAGGCGCAGGGCAAATCACGTTACGTGATTTTCAGCCAGGTGAACATCCATCAGGATGGCAGTTTCCTGAAAGTGATGCCGATGCAGCCGCCGGGCAAAAATGAGACGGTGGCAGAGTATCTGTTTGGCTGTTATGGCTTTATTCAGACCAGCACCATTGTGCTGAAGCGTGAAGATGCCGCCAGAATCCAGTTTGATGCGCGCTATATTCGCCATCAGGATTACGACTTCTGCATCCGCGCCGATCGCATGGGCTATGAGTTTGTCATGATTGCCAAACCGCTGGCGACCTACCATCTGGTCACCAAATTCGGTTCGAAACATAAAGGGGAGTCGGTCAAGTATTCGTACTTCTGGCTGGACACCATGAAGCCGCATCTGACGGCACGCGATATCCATACCTATAAAGCGTTCAAGCTGCCGCTGCGCTACAAAATGGATGGGAATTCGCTGATGGCCAGCGTCAGTTTTGCGCGCTACTTCTTCCTGACCAACCGCGATAACCGGGCGTACTTCATGAATCGTCTGTTCGATAAGGTGAAGTCGCGCTTCAGCGGAAAACGGGCGGTCTCCTGA
- a CDS encoding glycosyltransferase — protein sequence MKLTFFTMRFPVASETFVLNQVTHFIDAGYDVEIISVFPGDMINRHAAFDEYNLAAKTHYLLPEEKVSNLDKLTQRIGLMLPKIAKPALLKSLNVGRYGAQSKKLLLPAIVANAKQTFTADVFLVHFGYAGALANKLRELGILKGKQATVFHGADISRRHILEEHKQDYVNLFRQSELMLPISHLWENKLIEMGCPREKIRVTRMGIEPEKFNFRPREAFHQPLRIVSVARLTEKKGLDVAVKASEILRDNGGQFRFTIIGNGEQDGMMREHIARAGLEEFVTMPGFKPQEEIRQALNEADIFLLPSKTAADGDMEGIPVALMEAMAVGLPVVSTYHSGIPELIQNNVSGWLVSENNADELAETLLRLSRGDVDVAPVVAAARQKVETEFNQHIAYGELAKILERMA from the coding sequence ATGAAGTTAACCTTTTTCACCATGCGTTTTCCGGTTGCCTCTGAGACGTTTGTCCTCAATCAGGTAACGCATTTTATTGATGCCGGCTATGACGTCGAGATTATATCGGTGTTTCCGGGCGACATGATTAACCGTCATGCGGCATTCGATGAGTACAATCTGGCGGCAAAAACGCACTATCTGCTGCCGGAAGAGAAGGTCTCGAACCTCGACAAACTCACCCAGCGTATCGGGCTGATGCTGCCGAAGATCGCCAAACCGGCGCTGCTGAAGTCGCTCAATGTTGGCCGCTATGGCGCGCAGTCGAAAAAACTGCTGCTGCCGGCGATTGTCGCCAACGCAAAGCAGACGTTCACCGCCGATGTGTTCCTGGTGCATTTCGGCTATGCCGGCGCGCTGGCGAACAAGCTGCGTGAACTGGGCATCCTGAAAGGCAAGCAGGCGACGGTGTTTCATGGGGCCGACATTTCACGCCGCCATATTCTGGAAGAGCACAAGCAGGATTATGTGAATCTGTTCCGCCAGAGCGAACTGATGCTGCCGATCAGCCACCTGTGGGAGAACAAGCTGATTGAAATGGGATGCCCGCGCGAGAAAATTCGCGTGACGCGCATGGGCATCGAGCCGGAGAAATTTAACTTCCGTCCGCGGGAAGCCTTTCATCAGCCGCTGCGGATTGTCTCTGTGGCGCGCCTGACAGAGAAAAAAGGGCTGGACGTGGCGGTTAAAGCCAGCGAGATCCTGCGCGATAACGGCGGCCAGTTCCGCTTTACCATCATTGGTAACGGTGAGCAGGACGGCATGATGCGCGAACACATTGCGCGCGCCGGGCTGGAAGAGTTTGTCACCATGCCGGGCTTTAAGCCGCAGGAGGAGATTCGTCAGGCGCTGAATGAGGCTGATATCTTCCTGCTGCCGTCAAAAACCGCGGCCGACGGCGACATGGAGGGCATTCCGGTGGCGCTGATGGAAGCGATGGCGGTGGGGCTGCCGGTGGTCTCTACCTACCACAGCGGCATACCCGAGCTGATTCAGAACAACGTCAGCGGCTGGCTGGTGTCGGAAAACAACGCCGATGAGCTGGCCGAAACGCTATTGCGCCTGTCACGCGGTGATGTGGATGTCGCGCCGGTCGTGGCGGCTGCCCGCCAGAAAGTGGAAACCGAGTTTAATCAGCACATCGCCTACGGTGAGCTGGCGAAGATTCTGGAGCGGATGGCGTGA
- the wzc gene encoding tyrosine-protein kinase Wzc, giving the protein MNIKNKVMTAPKEDSNGWDLAHLVGQLIDHRWIIVAVTAFFMLMATLYTLFATPIYSADAMVQVEQKNTASVLNELQDVLPQTPASDTEIQIIESRMVIGKTVDDLGLDTVVQQKYFPVIGKGLSRLMGNKPAQIAISRLEIPRTIDKRTVELEVTGPQTYTVSKDGDELFKGRVGQLEQHGDVTMLVSGIQADEGTSFSVTKLTDLQAIKNVLGALTVADKGKTTGVLGLEYQDEDQEQASRVLNQIVNNYLLQNVERKSEQAEKSLQFLRTQLPQVRSNLDEAEDKLNTFRRQNESVDMSLEAKSALDSSVSVQSQLNELTFREAEVSQLFTKDHPTYRALLEKRKTLEAEQAQLNKKISGMPQTQQEILRLTRDVQAGQEIYMQLLNRQQELGISKASTVGDVRIIDKAETGASPVAPKKALIIAAGLILGLLLSVGLVLLKALFHHGIDNPEQLEELGMNVYASVPLSEWQRKKDTEALARRGHKEKADPHNTLLALGNPTDLSIEAIRSLRTSLHFAMMEAKNNILMITGASPGIGKTFICANLATLVAKAGQRVLFIDGDMRRGYTHELLGADNKVGLSNVLSGKSEFSPAMIQKGVYGFDFLPRGQVPPNPSELLMHRRMSELLDWASKNYDLVLIDTPPILAVTDASIIGKLAGTSLMVARFETNTTKELDVSYKRFAQNGIEIKGVILNAVVRKASNAYGYGYDYYNYEYGKEVKS; this is encoded by the coding sequence ATGAATATCAAAAACAAGGTTATGACCGCGCCAAAAGAAGATTCGAATGGATGGGATCTGGCGCATCTTGTGGGACAGCTGATTGATCACCGCTGGATCATTGTGGCCGTTACCGCTTTCTTTATGCTGATGGCAACGCTCTACACGCTGTTCGCGACGCCGATTTACAGCGCCGATGCGATGGTGCAGGTTGAGCAGAAAAACACCGCTTCCGTCCTGAACGAACTGCAGGACGTGCTGCCACAGACGCCAGCGTCAGATACGGAAATTCAGATCATCGAATCCCGTATGGTGATCGGTAAAACCGTGGACGACCTCGGTCTCGACACCGTGGTGCAGCAGAAGTACTTCCCGGTTATCGGTAAAGGCCTGTCGCGTCTGATGGGTAACAAGCCGGCGCAGATCGCCATTTCGCGTCTGGAAATTCCACGCACCATTGATAAGCGTACCGTTGAGCTGGAAGTGACCGGTCCGCAGACCTACACCGTCAGCAAAGATGGTGATGAGCTGTTTAAAGGCCGCGTGGGCCAGCTGGAGCAGCACGGTGATGTCACCATGCTGGTCAGCGGTATTCAGGCGGACGAAGGCACCAGCTTCAGCGTGACCAAGCTGACCGATCTGCAGGCCATCAAAAACGTGCTGGGCGCGCTGACGGTAGCGGATAAAGGCAAAACCACCGGCGTGCTGGGTCTGGAATATCAGGATGAAGATCAGGAGCAGGCGAGCCGCGTACTGAACCAGATCGTCAACAACTATCTGCTGCAGAACGTCGAGCGTAAGTCAGAGCAGGCAGAGAAGAGCCTGCAGTTCCTGCGCACGCAGCTGCCGCAGGTGCGCAGCAACCTGGATGAAGCCGAAGACAAGCTGAACACCTTCCGCCGTCAGAACGAATCGGTTGATATGTCGCTGGAAGCGAAATCTGCGCTGGATTCCTCTGTCAGCGTGCAGAGCCAGCTGAACGAGCTGACCTTCCGTGAAGCCGAAGTGTCGCAGCTGTTCACCAAAGACCACCCGACTTACCGCGCGCTGCTGGAAAAACGCAAAACGCTGGAAGCAGAGCAGGCTCAGCTGAACAAGAAAATCTCTGGCATGCCACAAACCCAGCAGGAAATTCTGCGTCTGACCCGTGATGTGCAGGCTGGCCAGGAAATCTACATGCAGCTGCTGAACCGTCAGCAGGAGCTGGGCATTAGCAAAGCCAGCACCGTCGGTGATGTGCGTATCATTGATAAAGCCGAAACCGGTGCCAGCCCGGTAGCACCGAAGAAGGCGCTGATCATCGCGGCCGGTCTGATTCTGGGTCTGCTGCTGTCAGTGGGTCTGGTGCTGCTGAAAGCGCTGTTCCACCACGGTATCGACAACCCGGAGCAGCTGGAAGAGCTGGGCATGAACGTCTATGCCAGCGTACCGCTTTCCGAGTGGCAGCGTAAGAAAGACACCGAAGCCCTGGCGCGTCGTGGTCATAAAGAGAAGGCTGACCCGCACAACACGCTGCTGGCGCTGGGTAATCCGACTGACCTCTCCATCGAAGCGATTCGTAGCCTGCGTACCAGCCTGCACTTCGCCATGATGGAAGCGAAAAACAACATTCTGATGATCACCGGTGCCAGCCCGGGAATCGGTAAGACCTTTATCTGTGCCAACCTGGCCACACTGGTGGCGAAAGCCGGCCAGCGCGTGCTGTTCATCGACGGCGACATGCGCCGCGGTTATACCCACGAGCTGCTGGGTGCAGATAACAAAGTTGGTCTGTCCAACGTGCTGTCCGGCAAGAGCGAGTTCTCGCCTGCGATGATTCAGAAGGGCGTGTACGGTTTCGACTTCCTGCCACGCGGTCAGGTACCACCAAACCCGTCTGAGCTGCTGATGCACCGTCGCATGAGCGAGCTGCTGGACTGGGCAAGCAAAAACTATGACCTGGTGCTGATCGATACGCCGCCAATCCTGGCCGTCACCGATGCCTCGATTATCGGTAAGCTGGCCGGCACCTCCCTGATGGTGGCGCGCTTCGAAACCAACACCACCAAAGAACTGGATGTCAGCTACAAGCGCTTCGCGCAGAACGGCATCGAAATCAAAGGCGTCATCCTCAACGCCGTGGTACGTAAAGCGTCAAATGCCTACGGTTATGGCTATGACTACTACAACTACGAGTACGGCAAAGAAGTGAAAAGCTAA
- the wcaK gene encoding colanic acid biosynthesis pyruvyl transferase WcaK, giving the protein MKILLVGNHTCGNRGDGAILRGLIDSLQSARGDLDIDVISRYPTSSGYLLQQDIQQDSLFLHNSKGGKGLVGSLKRKVANRLMPDIMMAHLGKGGLYKSFSVPPHLAAFTRSLEKYDAIIQVGGSFFVDLYGVTQFDHALCALMAKKPLHMIGHSVGPFENPRVNALANFVFDRVDSLVLREEVSLERLKQDGVTTRRVKQGVDTAFLVKARNIDNPGHNLLHWQKVIGARKTIAITVRELAPFDKRLGVTQKEYEAAFGRVINAMIAAGYQVVAFSTCTGIDSYGKDDRMVALTLRDHVAQPDHYHVIMDEFNDLELGILLSHCHLTIGTRLHSAIISMNFGTPAVAINYEHKSLGVMKQLGLPQMASDVQSLMDGSLIDKVQTVLADYDNVKQKVDTAVAQEREIGNRITEEILNVLG; this is encoded by the coding sequence ATGAAGATTTTATTGGTGGGTAACCATACCTGTGGGAATCGTGGTGATGGCGCGATTTTACGTGGACTGATTGATTCGCTGCAGTCCGCGCGTGGGGATTTGGATATCGATGTCATCAGTCGTTATCCGACAAGCTCCGGATACTTACTCCAGCAGGACATTCAGCAGGACTCACTGTTTCTGCATAACAGCAAAGGCGGTAAAGGACTGGTCGGCAGCTTAAAACGCAAAGTGGCGAATCGCCTGATGCCGGACATCATGATGGCGCACCTGGGCAAGGGCGGCCTGTATAAATCCTTTTCTGTGCCTCCGCATCTGGCCGCATTCACCCGCAGTCTGGAAAAATACGATGCCATTATTCAGGTTGGCGGCTCGTTCTTTGTTGACCTGTACGGCGTGACGCAGTTTGATCATGCGCTCTGCGCCCTGATGGCAAAGAAGCCCCTGCACATGATCGGCCACTCCGTCGGGCCGTTCGAAAACCCGCGCGTCAACGCGCTGGCCAATTTTGTCTTTGACCGCGTGGATAGCCTGGTGCTGCGCGAAGAGGTGAGTCTGGAGCGCCTGAAACAGGATGGCGTCACCACCCGTCGGGTTAAACAGGGCGTGGATACCGCTTTCCTGGTCAAAGCCCGCAATATTGATAATCCGGGCCATAACCTGCTGCACTGGCAGAAGGTGATTGGCGCGCGCAAAACCATCGCCATCACCGTGCGCGAACTGGCGCCGTTCGATAAACGGCTCGGTGTCACCCAGAAAGAGTATGAAGCGGCCTTTGGTCGCGTGATTAACGCCATGATTGCTGCAGGCTATCAGGTGGTGGCGTTTTCCACCTGCACCGGCATCGACAGCTACGGCAAAGATGACCGCATGGTGGCGCTGACGCTGCGCGATCACGTTGCGCAGCCGGACCATTACCACGTCATCATGGATGAGTTTAATGACCTTGAGCTGGGGATCCTGCTCAGCCACTGCCATCTCACCATTGGTACCCGTCTGCACTCGGCGATCATTTCCATGAACTTTGGCACGCCCGCAGTGGCGATTAACTATGAGCACAAATCGCTGGGCGTGATGAAGCAGCTGGGGCTGCCGCAGATGGCCAGTGACGTGCAAAGCCTGATGGACGGCTCGCTGATCGACAAGGTACAAACCGTGCTGGCAGATTACGACAACGTGAAACAGAAAGTGGATACCGCGGTGGCGCAGGAGCGCGAAATCGGCAACCGCATTACCGAAGAAATTCTTAACGTGCTGGGGTAA
- a CDS encoding phage tailspike protein, with amino-acid sequence MKRREVLQTAASSIVAALSVSAFSSYAARNGQPALKSVDPSSVPQSDVPILTPENVYTMPPQFWQNFEGKLWIGQPGRDASQPGNQIPVYLRDASGKVSQISQPIALNKGNFAQFIHDNAALIANPSHSMVVEDNQGNTLFSISDVSRPNQTNFSQRLAQPNGYQLIGEIPSVDELRKTRPLFAGAKIKLKSWHEGLEVGGGEFVGAYGEGKDDGGVIISGNGFYWRRVVEDYNRLTLFDFGAIADGKTDAAPAIKAMYQWSLDANQQICVQFPAGTFFVTGCDFGDAQQRFFRISGAMVNFGYFPATTLVSDGRSEFLFQVNARWTEISNLIFNGQNDKHPNKQGLFRNSCPGGQFFRGACLRFNRVGGTCISLLDTLDCKIDQWYADTCTGDVIKAGWSGQKQGVWDHSTAIELSNFNAQRCTGGMVLNLPRCSQSIIHNGWIEHSEHPGDISNGQWIIDALSLEDCKNPLIAHNSRLNMRQTNLQSGSWIDNSLQGDRWLSIWEMGSTRVESYGVAIDGSLKYNYITSRYRLTNNTNQATWFELGNFYSPDVGDSWEIELFGQSQFNNGTDNQPLMDVAGGRQTGGRAVIHLQRKTHKAEASWSAEGSSPVLEVRVEPRSDTDSKVFVRLAGWTPAIAVLIKSTAKDRFLTGRCARVDATMVAGQPSGSSQQAPQRFSLHNGKAGVGGNEQGDLLLASRALKPEQVDTRAPKGFVSVVINGEQVALPYFALKG; translated from the coding sequence ATGAAAAGAAGAGAAGTCTTGCAAACCGCAGCCTCCTCCATTGTTGCCGCGCTTTCAGTCAGCGCGTTTTCCAGCTACGCCGCCAGAAATGGCCAGCCGGCGCTGAAAAGCGTGGACCCGTCCAGCGTGCCTCAGAGCGATGTACCGATCCTGACGCCGGAAAATGTCTACACCATGCCGCCACAGTTCTGGCAGAACTTTGAAGGCAAGCTGTGGATCGGCCAGCCGGGCAGGGACGCCAGCCAGCCGGGCAATCAGATCCCGGTTTATCTGCGTGACGCCAGCGGTAAGGTCTCCCAGATCAGTCAGCCGATCGCCCTGAACAAGGGTAACTTCGCCCAGTTTATCCACGATAACGCCGCGCTGATTGCCAATCCTTCGCACTCCATGGTGGTTGAGGATAATCAGGGCAACACGCTGTTCTCCATCAGTGACGTCTCCCGCCCCAACCAGACCAACTTCAGTCAGCGTCTGGCACAGCCCAATGGCTACCAGCTGATTGGTGAAATTCCCTCTGTTGATGAACTGCGCAAAACCCGCCCGCTGTTTGCCGGAGCCAAAATCAAGCTGAAAAGCTGGCATGAAGGGCTGGAAGTCGGCGGCGGGGAATTTGTCGGTGCCTACGGCGAAGGCAAAGACGATGGCGGGGTGATCATCAGTGGCAACGGCTTTTACTGGCGGCGCGTGGTGGAAGATTATAACCGCCTGACGCTGTTTGATTTCGGCGCCATCGCCGACGGCAAAACCGACGCCGCGCCGGCGATCAAAGCGATGTATCAGTGGTCGCTGGATGCCAATCAGCAAATCTGCGTGCAGTTCCCGGCAGGCACCTTTTTCGTCACCGGCTGTGATTTCGGCGACGCGCAGCAGCGCTTCTTCCGCATTTCCGGCGCGATGGTGAACTTCGGCTACTTCCCGGCCACTACGCTGGTCTCTGATGGCCGTTCTGAATTCCTCTTCCAGGTGAATGCGCGCTGGACGGAGATCTCCAATCTGATCTTCAACGGCCAGAACGACAAGCATCCGAACAAGCAGGGACTGTTCCGCAACAGCTGTCCTGGCGGCCAGTTCTTCCGCGGCGCCTGCCTGCGCTTTAACCGCGTGGGCGGCACCTGCATCAGCCTGCTGGATACGCTGGATTGTAAAATCGACCAGTGGTACGCCGACACCTGTACCGGCGATGTGATTAAAGCCGGCTGGTCCGGGCAGAAGCAGGGCGTCTGGGATCACAGCACCGCCATTGAGCTGTCGAACTTTAATGCTCAGCGCTGTACCGGCGGTATGGTGCTGAACCTGCCGCGCTGCAGTCAGTCGATTATCCATAATGGCTGGATTGAGCACAGCGAGCATCCGGGGGATATCTCCAACGGTCAGTGGATCATTGATGCGCTCAGCCTGGAGGATTGCAAAAATCCACTGATTGCCCATAACTCGCGCCTTAATATGCGCCAGACCAATCTGCAGTCCGGCAGCTGGATTGATAACTCCCTGCAGGGTGACCGCTGGCTGAGCATCTGGGAAATGGGCTCGACCCGGGTGGAATCTTATGGCGTCGCGATCGACGGCAGCCTGAAGTACAACTACATCACCTCGCGCTATCGTCTGACCAACAACACCAACCAGGCGACCTGGTTTGAGCTGGGCAATTTCTATTCGCCGGATGTGGGTGACAGCTGGGAGATCGAGCTGTTTGGTCAGTCGCAGTTCAACAACGGCACGGATAATCAGCCGCTGATGGACGTTGCGGGCGGCAGGCAGACCGGCGGGCGGGCCGTAATCCATCTGCAGCGTAAGACGCACAAAGCGGAAGCCAGCTGGTCAGCCGAGGGCAGTTCGCCGGTGCTGGAGGTGCGCGTGGAACCGCGTTCCGACACCGACAGCAAAGTGTTCGTCAGGCTGGCAGGCTGGACGCCGGCCATCGCAGTGCTGATTAAAAGCACCGCGAAAGACCGTTTCCTTACCGGGCGCTGCGCACGCGTAGACGCCACGATGGTAGCGGGACAGCCATCCGGCAGCAGCCAGCAGGCACCGCAGCGCTTCAGTCTGCACAACGGCAAAGCCGGCGTGGGCGGCAACGAGCAGGGCGATCTGCTGCTGGCCTCCCGCGCGCTGAAGCCGGAGCAGGTTGATACGCGTGCGCCCAAAGGCTTTGTCTCTGTGGTCATCAACGGTGAGCAGGTGGCGTTGCCCTATTTCGCGCTGAAAGGGTAA